In one Brachyspira hampsonii genomic region, the following are encoded:
- a CDS encoding HEAT repeat domain-containing protein yields MKKNIAVFIFALSSMLIISCSAKDVTLRRIEDVHKAEQKLAKNPDDEETVLDVLNAAQNGGREVRAEAIWVLGKIEADIAYSDFLRASVEDPDFNVRCLAVLGLGRLDANNPEAIDRIKRAISDTDLQVQIEGLKVAGRMNAKELLNSILDSLSSKNKWVRMAAVEALKDYDDARVDRSLNLLVSTDKDYAVRSTINQVIEYRKNKKTEVKEEIKETASAK; encoded by the coding sequence ATGAAGAAAAATATTGCTGTTTTTATATTTGCGTTAAGTTCTATGCTTATTATTTCATGCTCTGCAAAAGATGTTACTTTAAGAAGAATTGAAGATGTACATAAAGCAGAACAAAAACTTGCTAAAAATCCTGATGATGAAGAAACTGTATTAGATGTTCTTAATGCAGCTCAAAACGGCGGAAGAGAAGTTCGTGCTGAAGCTATATGGGTGCTTGGAAAAATAGAAGCAGATATTGCATACAGTGATTTTCTCCGTGCTAGTGTTGAAGATCCGGATTTTAATGTGAGATGCTTAGCTGTTTTAGGACTTGGTAGATTAGATGCTAATAATCCTGAAGCTATTGACAGAATAAAAAGAGCAATATCAGATACAGATTTACAGGTTCAAATAGAAGGATTAAAAGTAGCGGGTAGAATGAATGCTAAAGAGCTTTTGAATTCTATACTAGATAGTTTATCAAGTAAAAATAAATGGGTTAGAATGGCTGCTGTAGAGGCTTTAAAAGATTATGATGATGCCAGAGTTGACAGATCTTTAAATTTGTTGGTTTCTACAGATAAAGATTATGCTGTAAGATCTACTATCAATCAGGTGATAGAATACAGAAAAAATAAAAAAACTGAAGTTAAAGAAGAAATAAAAGAAACAGCATCAGCAAAATAA
- a CDS encoding C-GCAxxG-C-C family (seleno)protein: MTLYEYLSSGFGKAEDLNCAEKMLYGADKVYELGINRDDLKLAAGFGGGMAVGITCGILTGGIMAFAKAFIADRGHEGTLLKEIEAEYINKFNDKMNSINCDYLVENYRHPENGCDYLIFEAAKIFDELMEKYKDYRKN, encoded by the coding sequence ATGACATTATATGAATATTTATCTTCAGGATTTGGTAAGGCAGAAGATTTGAATTGTGCTGAGAAAATGCTTTACGGAGCTGATAAAGTTTATGAGCTTGGCATAAATAGAGATGATTTAAAATTGGCGGCTGGTTTCGGCGGAGGTATGGCTGTTGGTATAACCTGCGGTATATTAACAGGAGGAATAATGGCTTTTGCTAAGGCTTTTATAGCAGACAGAGGACATGAAGGTACTCTTTTAAAAGAAATAGAAGCAGAATATATCAATAAATTTAATGATAAAATGAATAGTATTAATTGCGATTATTTGGTTGAAAATTACAGACACCCTGAAAACGGATGCGATTATTTAATATTCGAAGCAGCTAAAATATTTGATGAATTAATGGAAAAATATAAAGATTATAGAAAGAATTAA